The genomic region TGTGCTATAGCAGATAAGGTGTTTTTTAACCATCTTGCCAAGCATGGCCGTGTGAAATACCTGGCAGGTAGAATTCTGGTATCACAAGCGTGATTCAAACTATTCTTTTCTAGTGAGCTGCATCACTAGTAATCAGTAGTTGTACTTCAGATTCTTCTGTTTCTACTGATGCCATGACCTCCCTACCAGCGTTAGAAAAACATGAACTACCACATAATGATGCTTTCTGTAAAGACTGCATTGTTTCTTGTCTTATAAAACTATTCAGAGGATTCAAAGTAGGTGCTACGCTTCTTGCTGCTAGTCCAAACttcggggtttttttaagtggaaagtTTGTATTGCAGATAGCTATTGGAGTGTTGCAGAATGGCATTGAAGACTTCTAATGACAAGTGTAGTAGGATCCACGCTTCCCAAGATAACTCAGTTATCTGTGATACACAActtccttttcagaaatgtttggaTAGTCTGGAGAATTCACGTAGAAATTTATCTTGGATCCATGTGAAGCAAAGAGTCTTACACTGTTTTTCTTATAGTAGATCAAGAAGCTGCCTTTCTCAGGTTTAATGTACAACACTCTCTTTCTAGCAGTTAATGTGGTATAATGTGACTGATGGGTAACTCTGTACTCCTGTAGAGGTCTGtctgaattaattaaaagcaatttgtttttattttcaaaggaagtAGATTTCAAAGTCTGTTAAACAGAATAGGGCACCAAGCAAAGAATGCCCCCACAGAGTTACGACTTCGATGCTTGGATGCAATTTCATCTCTTCTTTACTTGCCTGTAAGTTTGTGGTTTGGATTGttgtctcttttctctttttcttttttttttttttttaatctacaagaATTAAATTATTGTGTGAAGACCTTTTGCAGCCTCTAGCTTAGGTAGAAGTGGTAGCTTTCTAGTATTCAGAAtcattaattttactgttttgagATTCCctgatttatttgtttgcttaaaGTTTGAATTTGTTTGTAAGAAGCCAGGTGTTCTGAAATCTGTTTATAAAACACGAAGTCCAGAGATGATTGGCAAGGGAATGGGAGTGAACAGTTTAATATTCTTGTACTTTAAAGAGATAGTGGCAAACTGCTGTCATCCCTGTGTGTGTTCTTTAGATCCAGTCATCTGGTTTTAATAGTGTAGCTCTAAATGAGCAAGTAAGCCATTTTCATTTGTCTTGCAGGACTGCATTCCAGCACAGCACTTATCTCGTGTATcaaaatcaatttatttaaatCTGTCCTTCAAGCTAAATGAAATATAGAAGGCCACTTCTTCATTCATGAACATAAGTTAAAAATTTAAACTACTTCAGTTTAATCTCCTGGTGGTGTGTTTCAGATGACTTCCTTAACCGTTGAACGTATACTGAAAACTTGAAAGCTTTGCATAATCCTAATCAAACTTTTGTTTTTTGCACCTTTCTCTGATGCATGTAGCCAGAGCAGCAGACAGAAGACCTTTTGAGAATGACTGAATCGTGGTTCACATCCTTGTCTAGCCAGCCGTTGGAGCTCTTCAGGAGCATCAGTACTCAACCATTCCCTGATCTCCACTGTGGGGCTTTACGGGTGTTTACTGTAAGTGCTTCTTGTTCTTAAAGATCAAGTAGCGAATTGTGTTGCCATTCAGTCCCAGATTTTTTGAAGCGAATGCCACAGACTTCTTGTTgaagccctgaagtggtcagaaATAAGGCCTTTTTCGTTATGCCCCACTTGCATCCACCATTTGAGTAACGCAGCAGACATGTCATGTCTGTAATGCTTATTTTCTTACaaattggaggggggggggaaggcaacaGCTCTGCTTAGGGTGCTGCTTTGATATCAGAAGCACTGCTGTGATAATTCACTTAAAACTTTAAAGATAAGCACTGAACTGTACTTGTTTTCCAGTGTTAAACCCTGCTGCTTGATTTGAGTGGTGGTTGTGTAACTACCGTGTGGAATGAATAtcccatttcattttttctattcCTTGGCCGTTTGCATAACAGCCTACTGTGTAACTGGTTTTGGGGTTATTAAAATGAGGTGTTTCACCCGCTCCCCTCTTTTGTCTTTGTGTTTAGGCTATTGCAAATCAACCGTGGGCCCAGAAGTTGATGCTTGACACTCCAGGGTTTGTGGAGTACGTTGTTGACAGATCTGTGGAGCCTGACAAAGCTTCGAAGGATGCCAAATATGAACTTGTTAAGGCCCTTGTAAACTCCAAAACAATTGCGGAAATCTTTGGAAATCAGTATTACTTGAGGCTTAGGGCTTACTTGCGTGAAGGCCCTTATTATGTTAAGGCAGTTTCCACTACAGCAGTGGAAGGAGCAGAATAATGTCACTGATGTCTTGGTTCCCCTTCTTGCAAACCATGTTACTGAAATAGGTGTTAAGATATAAGGTGTAAAGACTCTCCACGCTGGAGTCTTTTGAGATTGTCTCTTTAAAGGAATGTGAAGCACTTCGACTCTATTTAAAATGAGGGTGATGAGAGCGAATCAAAACCTCTAGGGCACAGCATAATTTCCCATAGAATGTAATGGCAGAAGTTCTCTGTACTGTCGTGAGACAAGTAACCAAGGTAAGCACTCTGTCAGCTGCTGACTGTCTCTTATTTTGCAGAAAGTAATCAGTGTTTAGTTAAACTGTTCTTGGGTTTGGAGTTCCTGTAGTATTTTCTCAGTAGATCACAGttcaattaaaaagagaaaaaaaacaacaacaaaaaaccaaacaccaaaacacctTGAGGTTTGTAACTTCAGATGCTGCcatagtttctctttttttaaattttttttttgtatctgccAAACTTGGCACTCACGTAACTCTCTTAGCCAGTTATATTCTGTCAGAAACCCTGTTGGTAAGAATAAGGTAGTAACATTCTGTCCACAGGAGGGAGTACGAACTGGATTCTCTTCTATTTTCCACTTGCTGGATGTGAATCTTGCTTGAATAAATAATCCTAAATATTGTTTACATTTTATGCTGAggatgaaaaaaagcttttagcccttttaaaaacaaagaaatgcacGCTGTAGTGTGTAAAACCAAATTGGGAACTCTGTCTCCCTTGTTGACTGCGACATTGTGTGACAGCTCAGTTTACTTGCTCAAAAGGAGCATGAGCTATAGCACTACAAGTCTACTTCAGAACCAAATCTTAAATTGTTTACactattttttaacagaaatccattttttaattttaagtgttatttaaaaaaatgtataattttagTTGCCTGAATTAGAATAAAAAGGGTAAGAACATAAAGCTTTCATGTTTAAGGGCATGAACTGAGTTAGGGGTGTGGAAATGTAGTACCTTACAAAGTTGTAATCTTCTTTTGAAGATGGTCAGTATCTCAGTGGATGAGATGCGAGACTAGCTGGACGCTCTAGTGATGTGTCTTTGTCCACAAACAGAGACCACAATGTACTTTATACAAAAGGTTTATACTATTTTTGTTGAGGAGATAAGAAACTAATCTGAGGAATGGCTGGGGGGAGCATAATAAAACCATAGAATTACTACTTCTGGGCTTACTTTAGTAGCGTGTCAAGTCAGGAATACCTTTATGGAGAGTACTTGCTCTGTGCCCCCACTCTACGAAGGGGAGTGGGATGATATAGTTGTGCAGTAACTCTCCTCTTGCTCATAGCATtgagctgcagcagaggtgaTGGTATTGCCTGCCAAAAATTGCTGGCCAGGAGTCAAAGTGGGCTCAGAGGAGCCGGGTGGTTGGGGAAGATCCCTTCGTGTTTAATAAGCTGTCGGAATGCAGGTGATCTGCCTTGCTGCTTATGATCTAATATGTACAAAAGTTGTTGTCCAACGTTATACTGCTGCTGACGCTTTCACCCTAGATGTGCATAATAAACACCTGCTAGTGAGAAATGCAGTACACAGTGTCTCATTTGTGACCGGAAAGAGCATGGAAGCTTCATGAATCCCACATccagaaaaaacataaaagcactaaaaaggaaatgaaaagagtATAGAAGTCCAGAGTTTGCACCCATATTGGACAGTTCAGCTTTGTTGTTTTAGGTGGCTTTGTGTGCTGGTAGCTCTGTATGAGCCATATACTAAAATCTCAGTAAAAGAAATCAATATATAAACCTTTTCTGCAATTCATGAGCCTCTTCCATGTGTGTTTTCAGCTGTTGCTTTTGAAGGCCATTCTTTGTGCTAAGTCTTTAGCATCTGCTTTGCATGGTACGTTTGCCAAATACAATATTTTGGAATACACAGAGATGCCAAACAaggagatttttttatatatgcacatattctttattttgttgaGCTTTGAGCTCAACATTCTGATGAATTGATCACACGCTTACTTGTTATTCACATGTAGTTCCCTACCCATCCTGTGTATTGCTGTATGGTTTACATGTTGCTGATGGTGTATCTTGTATGCAAAGGAAAAATTTAAGTGTGGTGTCACAGTCCTTTTCCCTGGAAAGTAGGAGATAATTGAGAATAAGACAGAAATGGAATAGCGGAGAATGAGAGTTGAGGTAACACACTAAACTTGATgaacttggtttaaaaaaaaaaaaaaaaaaccaaactcgcAACCCCAAATCATCATTTGACCCTGGTTAACTTGGTACTAAGTGTGGATCCTTCGGAGCACACCTGTGATTCCTTCCATCACAGTGGGAGGAGTAGTGGGGCTTTGAAGGTGCCCGTGTGTGTCCATCACAGCTGTAGAACCAATCTGTCCGGCTCGtcttcctgctgctggaggagctgatgTGGTTGAGTTAATCCAGAGGGTGTAGGCACAGCTGGGCTTGTGTTCTGTGGCTGGTTACCAATTTGGGGAGTTTTTACCTTGTGAATAAGGCTGGTGTTAGCAGTGTGCTGGTGAGTTTGTTCTGAGCGGGTTGCTGATGCGGTTCTCCAGCATGTTGTGGCGTTGAGGTGCTTGTGTTAGTGTTTCTCTGATATCGTGACTGACAGAAATACAAGATTCTTTAACAGGTAGGTTGGATTTCTTGCCTAGAATCTCCCTGGTCTGTTTACTGAAGCGATTCCTGCGATGGTTCAATGGCTGTTCCCACTCTAAGCTGCTCCCTGGTTTCACTGGTACTGTAAAACGGGCTGCTCAGAAGCAGCTCCCTTTTGTGGACGGAAAGATTCCGCTTTGTTccaaaatactttggaaatagGTGATGCCTTGCTCAGATGAAAAATGTGGGAGTTTTGGCATAAGGTAGAGGACTTCAAAAGTGTGGAAAACACTGGATACAGACAAAATCTCTTggaataatctcttttttttttttttttttaaacttgcatgcGCTTGTAGGTACTTTAGTAGCTGAGTACATCCAGTTGTGCTGCTGTCACACACTACAGCATTGAGGATTCGTTTGCTGTTGAAGAGAACTAACTTTGAGAGGAGATTGTTATTACTGAATGTTAACAGGATAAAAGAGCTGGTAATAGAAAATTCAGACTTTCTCCACAAATGTTAATCGGCAAAATGAAGAACCTCATTTTTAATTCTATCTAAGTTAAACTGCTTGAACTTATCAATATAGGTCAAAACCTTGCAGGACACCAGACCGTAGTAAGTTTCCAGTAAGGAGCAATCTTTGCCATTGCTTGTTTCCTTCCAGTCTTTAAATAACTCGTCCTCTTTCATGTTGGAAGAGGTGAAAATGAATTTATAGCAGCATCGATTGTAGCTGATGTGCTTTTCCCCGGAGAACCGAGAGCTGTGGATGGGAGCGATGCCAGCTCTTTTAGCACAGATTCCAACAAAGATGTCGGGGGGCACCGAGAGTGCCACCTCCTTGGCGGCCACGTAGACCTTGCGAGCGACGTCCTGGGACATGACAAAAGCGCTCCCTTCGCAGTAATCTGGGTAAAACTCTTCTGCGTATTGATGGATGGGAACAAACCCAGGGCTTCTGGGGTCTCTGTCAGGCGCTACTTGATGAACGACCCTCCCCATGTAAACGTCCTCTAGCTGCGTTAAGCTAAGCAAGTGCCCAACCAGACTTGGAATACTGACAAACAGGCCTTCATCTGCTTTAAGAATATACCTTGCATGGGGACAGAAAGTCACCGTCCACTCCACGCTCATCACCATCTTCTGTGTCTGCGCCGCGGGAGTATCGATGAAACTGCCTTCGATAATGTCTCTGTGCTTTTGAGACTCTTCATTGATCTCCAGCTGGGTGGTTACTGACGCCGCCTTTCCTAAAGCAAACAGAGTAAGGACAGCATAACCGCTGGCCTCTGTCACGTTGCCCCATGTCTGCCTGATCACGTTGCGCCTTGTCCTGTTTTCTGGGCTACTGCAGACAAGAACGAGTAAAAATATCTCTTGATCGGAGCATGTTGCTGCGCTGCTGACGGTGTAAGAGAGATTGGCCTTTAGAGGATCCATATCCAGCTTCCTGGCCCTCTCCCTGATTTCAAGAGTCTTTGCATCGGTGTAAGAAAGAGGTAATGACCGCAGGAAGTATTCCTCCAGTAAATCTGCTCCAAAAAGCAGCATGTGGAAAAGCAAGACATTAAAGAGGATGAAGCACCACTGGTGAGTCCGGAGCCTGCAGGgtgtcagctggagaagagaagacacagACACTGAATTCTCTTGCTACTAGAACAGAAAGGCTTTCCTTCATTTTATAATACATTCATGGAAAACAATCATGACTTTTAGACCGTGGTCTTTGTATTATTAGTGTAAGGCTCTTTTCCTGCTAGAAACTTAAGCAACCCTACTCCCTGTGGCACAGCGAGATCCCAAGCTGAGGACATTACCACGCTGTAGTTTAGAAGGCTCCTTTCCATGCATGGAAATAAGGAGGAATAACTCGCTATTAAtattttctgactgtttttaagCTGTTACCGAAGGCCTGAGATGCTAATGAGGACCTGTAATGTTAATATGTGTCCTCAAAGGAGAGCCTTTGGTGCTTGGCCTGACAACGCCGTATGAAAGCTGTCAGGGTAAGAAGCCAGAGGGAAAGGTGTTCGCCAGCCTCGAGCACTCACCTGCATGGCGGTGGGAGTTCTCCCTGCAGCAGGGTCTGGGTTAATGTGGGAGGCAGTTCCTCCTCGGCAGAGGCTTACGGGGCAGCGGCCGTATCTGGGTCTGCGGGATCCAGTTACTGCCCAGTACCCAGAGGCGACGGCTTCCACCTCACCTGCCTGCGGGGAGGAAAGATGATCCCAGGGGATGATCGTGTTGCAGCTGCGTAAAACACAGAGCAAACAAAACTCTAGCCTTTCCCTTTATTAATTTCTGACACTTGGGGTTGGGTCTCTGAGAAAGAAGTGAAGTAACTGCTAGAGTTTTGATAAAAGGGGTCCTCGGGGACCTTTGTGAAGCTGTGCTGCGTCTGCCAGTGTGGTTTTGACAGCCGTGTCATTTTGGTGGTGTTTCTCCTGTGCAGGGCAGTTGACCCCTGCGCTGAGCACTCTGCATCTCCCCAGATGGACGTTTGGTGCCTGAACTTGGTGGGTTTGCCTTGTGTGGGGTCGCCGTGGACGCGGAGGATGCGCGAAGGCGGTGGGCAGCGCTGGGCCAGGCTGTCTCCAGCGcgtggggctgagcagggagaggggtACGGAGAGGCTTTCCCTGTGCTGGGGCCCTGCTCCGGGCCAGGCACCTCGCTTGGCTCCCTCCATGGCTCCTGCAGCCAGGTAAGCGCAGGACACTGTTTAGTACCAGGTGTGTTTTTGATGGGCACCTGGGAGCAAGACACAACTGAGGGGCTTTGCagggggagctgatggtgctcagCCGGAGGGCCCATGGCCAGGAGGCTGGGGATGTTTTGGTCTGtgcccccacctcctgcccctccagcaTCCATTTACGGAAGCGGGGATATGAACACTAACGACCTGAGTTGATGGTCCTCTGCTTTCTGGCAGCACAACGTCATTCCGTGGTTTCAAATGACTGTATGGATTTATGATTTTGGGGTGGTTACGTGTCCTGGTAAAGAGCCGTGATGATCTACCCCTGGACACCCCTTCGGCATGGCCTCGGCTGCGCCGGATCCTCCGCGTGTTAATGTTGGCTGAGCggcggctgcgctggggctggggagccgcAGGGGACTGGAAGTGCTGGAGGGGGGAGTGCCAAAGACACCACAAACAGGATGGAGGTGTCAGCAGGGGTGAGAGTTGGCTTTGGCAGCAGGTCCGCAAGCCTTGGGGCCTGTGGAGCACcgaggggggagagaggggttgcgggtccccagcagcccccgggggaGAGCAGGTGGAGGAGGTGGGCAAATTGGGGTGGGAGGTGTCAGCCTTCATCAACACAAGTGTGGGAACTCCAGCCTCCATGTGAGAGCAGAGAGAgcgtgattttattttatttattttttttgtttgttttgaaaagattTCTCATAGTTAAGGGTGGATCTCTGATACGGCATCCCCGGGTGAAAGGGTGCAAGGAGAAGGCAGCGTCGCTGTGTTTTGCCGTGGCTGTGTGCCTTGTCAAGGCTCTGACCATTGCGATCCTCCCTGAAGCATCCTCTGGGGACTCTGCGTCAGCCAAATGTCccaaggagatggagaagagcTTTGATTTCTGGCTTGGGGTGACCAAGGGCTAATCCCCCAGCTCTGGCTGAGCCCCTTGGCTCTCCCAGTGCCTGCCCCTGGGTCTGCGGCAGTGGGGGGAGGCCTTTGCCGTGTGTATTGGGAAATCTGTGTTGATACAGGTTGCAGCTAGAATTAACAGAAGAAACCAGGTCCCCACAATGTGGTCACAGCTGGGAAGTGCATCACGCCCCTCTGAAAGACAACCCAAACACACGCAGCGTGTGTGTCCCAGTGCAGACCTCGGCTTTAGGCTCTCCAAAATTGGGAAAAACGCCTTTCACAGAGCTTGTGTGTCAGCTGGGCTACAGCTTCATTGGGACCAGCCCCGCAGTCATTATAAATCCTTGCTGAAGTTGTGCTTTGAAGCTTGGCGAGCTGTCAGCATGGGAAATGTCAGTTAAATgtgttctctgaaataaaaagcaaatacagaaatatttttcatgtataaTAATATAGCACTATAGCCTCAGACACCCaatctgggaaaaaaattcttcctttgaaGATGCTCCGTCTCCAGCTAAACCAtttaataagcaaataaatactaGCATTTGAAAccacttccattaaaaatattggCTTTCCCAATTGTGCGTttttagaataataataaaacccacaTGTGTATCATCCCTGTCGCAGTTACGCACAGCGTGGTGCTTGCAGCACTTCTGAAGTCATTTCTTTAGCACGGCTTTGTGGTGGCAGCAGGAACTTCAAACAGTCGCCGATATCACGTATATAAGTTTAACACTATACAACCGCAGTCGGGACACGGGGTTTTGTTTATCTGAAGAGCCTGGCTGAGTCCCGCGGGGGAAGGCTGAGGAGGAACAGGCAAGAAATGACTGCTGAAGGGTAAAATAACTGATCTGGAGTGACACAAACCCCTTGGCTTCGGGGACTTTGCCTGGGGGTGATCCCTCCATCCTTTGAAAGCCAGGCTCCAGGCAAAGGTACTGCACAGCCGCTTATGCGTGACCTTGTCTCACTTTTCAGATGGGTGAAGTCAAGCATGTTCTGGGAAAACCTCACTCCCAGTGAGATCCAAGAGCTTCCAGAAGAAGGGTGAATTCAGGATCCCCGGAGTGACTGAAGTCAGGTCGGTCTGGGGAACGGAGTGCTGTTCCTACGGCTTCACTTAAACCCTGAAAAATCTTGTGGGTGTAAATTAGGGAAACAACCAGGAAAGCAGGTTTTCCTGAGCCACACGGCTATAATTTGCTTGATGTAAgctcttttcatgttttccttaaaTTTTGCATCCAAGCAAAACTCATAATGGGAGCAGGGATGTACCGATAACGCTGTGGACGACCTACCGTATGAACACTGAGTGTTTAGACTGAAGGATgcttgggtttgattttttggggaGGACGGGGCCCTGAGCTCCTGTGGTACCCAAAGATAAAAGCAGAGGCATGTGGAGGGCGGTGGGAGATGCTGCTGAGCAGGACgagcccggggctgcggggcgggcagCCGCGGTGCAACGTGCTGCAGGGGAGCAGCCGTACCCACAGCTCCTTAAAACGCCTTTTAAAGCCTCCTGGCTCCCCTCCCGATGCTGTGAACATTTGGAAGGGGGGAGCAGAGCCCGGTTTGTCTCAGTTCTGCTCGACTCCGCTTCATGAAAATGCGAAGGCTTTGGATGACGCACCGTTCTCAGGCGATGGTGCGGGCGGATGGGGTTTATTGGAGAAAACCAATGAAAATTGGTTTCTCCAATACAGAAACCcgagctctgcctgccccaggtgTCCGTGCGGTCGCTCCGAGCCATGTGCTGCCCTTCCCTGCAGGGTGGacacccctctccatccccaccacgGTCCCCCCTACTCCCAGGCTCTTCCCAAAGCCGGATGGATTCCCGCAGGCAGGATTTCAGACCTTCACTCGACTGCAAACGGGCCAGACCCTGTTTGCGTAGCCCGCCTGTTGGCAGGCGATTTTCCTCGCACAACGGCCTCTTTCCCGAGGAATTCCCTGTGCAGCCGCTTGTCTTATTCTAAGGGTCAGAGCCGACCCCTGTGACAAGG from Chroicocephalus ridibundus chromosome 15, bChrRid1.1, whole genome shotgun sequence harbors:
- the B3GALT9 gene encoding beta-1,3-galactosyltransferase 9, yielding MQLTPCRLRTHQWCFILFNVLLFHMLLFGADLLEEYFLRSLPLSYTDAKTLEIRERARKLDMDPLKANLSYTVSSAATCSDQEIFLLVLVCSSPENRTRRNVIRQTWGNVTEASGYAVLTLFALGKAASVTTQLEINEESQKHRDIIEGSFIDTPAAQTQKMVMSVEWTVTFCPHARYILKADEGLFVSIPSLVGHLLSLTQLEDVYMGRVVHQVAPDRDPRSPGFVPIHQYAEEFYPDYCEGSAFVMSQDVARKVYVAAKEVALSVPPDIFVGICAKRAGIAPIHSSRFSGEKHISYNRCCYKFIFTSSNMKEDELFKDWKETSNGKDCSLLETYYGLVSCKVLTYIDKFKQFNLDRIKNEVLHFAD